One window of Quercus robur chromosome 5, dhQueRobu3.1, whole genome shotgun sequence genomic DNA carries:
- the LOC126727913 gene encoding probable LRR receptor-like serine/threonine-protein kinase At1g05700: protein MGFTRPQKGFISIDCGSNEDYIDERTKIRYISDKELIDTGIVKTVSPDSSTNLQQNAKNLRSFPQGTRNCYTLRPEQGKNNNYLIRARFFYGNYDGKNQTPVFDLHLGVNEWKTVKLTNAGPNRIVHSDIIHVP, encoded by the exons ATGGGGTTCACAAGGCCACAAAAAG gtttCATTAGCATTGATTGTGGCAGCAATGAAGATTACATTGATGAGCGAACCAAAATCCGTTACATATCGGATAAAGAATTGATAGACACCGGCATAGTTAAGACGGTATCCCCTGATTCATCTACAAATCTTCAACAAAATGCTAAGAACTTGAGAAGTTTTCCCCAAGGAACAAGGAATTGTTACACCCTGAGACCAGAGCAAggtaaaaacaataattatttgatcAGGGCAAGATTCTTTTATGGGAATTACGATGGTAAAAACCAAACACCAGTATTCGACCTACATCTTGGGGTTAATGAATGGAAAACAGTGAAATTAACAAATGCTGGTCCAAATCGTATTGTTCATAGTGACATTATTCATGTTCCCTAG